In Dyadobacter sp. NIV53, a single window of DNA contains:
- a CDS encoding glyoxalase superfamily protein: MKPESVIPVLYSEDIRKSIAYYTETLGFEESWEWDDNPTFGGVNWGDVRIFFCKQDQGNPGTWLCINVENVDEYFEFIQKRGAKILSPPDDKPWFMREMLVSDPDGHIIRFGQGIECD, translated from the coding sequence ATGAAACCTGAATCCGTCATTCCAGTTCTTTATTCGGAAGATATCCGAAAAAGCATAGCCTATTACACCGAAACGCTGGGCTTTGAGGAAAGCTGGGAATGGGATGATAATCCAACATTTGGAGGAGTGAACTGGGGCGATGTGCGGATATTCTTTTGCAAACAGGATCAGGGGAATCCCGGAACCTGGCTTTGCATCAATGTTGAAAACGTAGACGAGTATTTCGAATTTATTCAGAAACGCGGCGCCAAAATCCTTTCCCCTCCGGATGACAAACCATGGTTCATGCGGGAAATGCTGGTTTCGGATCCTGACGGGCATATAATCCGTTTCGGGCAAGGTATTGAATGTGACTAG
- the katG gene encoding catalase/peroxidase HPI, with protein MENESNDISKCPFHNGTMDQNGAVKQKVGGAGTRNRDWWPNQLKLSILRQHSTLSNPLGDNFNYAEAFKSLDLEAVKQDLHALMTDSQDWWPADFGHYGPLFIRMAWHSAGTYRVGDGRGGAGAGQQRFAPLNSWPDNVSLDKARRLLWPIKQKYGQKISWADLLILTGNIALESMGFKTFGFAGGRADVWEPDEDVYWGSETTWLGNDHRYADGSAGVDGHGVVSSDEDPGRNIHSRNLEKPLGAAHMGLIYVNPEGPDGNPDPVASARDIRETFGRMAMNDEETVALIAGGHSFGKTHGAAPSDHVGKEPEAAGVESQGLGWSNSYGSGSGADAITSGLEVIWTTTPTKWSNNFFENLFAFEWELTKSPAGAHQWVAKNAGDIIPDAYDSAKKHAPTMLTTDLALKFDPAYEKISRNFLENPDAFADAFARAWFKLTHRDMGPRARYLGTDVPDEVLIWQDPIPAVDHELIQDFDVVNLKGKILASGLSVSELVSTAWASASTFRGSDKRGGANGARVRLAPQKDWKVNNPAQLQKVLNVLEGIQKEFNQAGAKKVSIADLIVIAGNAGIEKASGNTVTVPFTPGRMDASQEQTDVESVGYLEPVADGFRNYQKAKFTASTEELLIDKAQLLTLTGPELTVLIGGMRVLDTNFDGSKNGVFTSRPGQLTNDFFINLLDMRTAWKAMSDDQSLYLGSDRATGQPKWTATRADLVFGSNSELRAIAEVYASADAQDRFVKDFVAVWSKVMNLDRFDLA; from the coding sequence ATGGAAAACGAATCAAACGACATCAGTAAATGCCCGTTTCATAACGGCACTATGGACCAGAATGGCGCTGTAAAGCAAAAGGTAGGCGGTGCTGGAACCAGGAATCGTGACTGGTGGCCTAACCAGCTTAAACTTAGTATCCTTCGTCAGCACTCTACCTTGTCGAACCCGTTGGGGGATAATTTCAATTATGCCGAAGCTTTCAAAAGCCTTGATCTCGAAGCTGTGAAACAAGACCTTCATGCACTCATGACCGACTCACAAGACTGGTGGCCGGCTGATTTCGGGCATTATGGTCCTTTGTTTATCCGCATGGCGTGGCATAGCGCTGGTACGTACCGGGTGGGTGATGGCCGTGGTGGCGCAGGTGCAGGACAGCAGCGTTTTGCTCCGTTGAACAGCTGGCCTGATAATGTGAGTTTGGATAAAGCCCGCAGATTGCTTTGGCCGATCAAACAGAAATACGGACAGAAAATTTCTTGGGCAGATTTGCTGATCCTTACCGGTAATATTGCGCTTGAGTCGATGGGTTTTAAAACATTCGGTTTTGCCGGTGGACGTGCCGACGTATGGGAGCCGGATGAAGACGTTTACTGGGGATCGGAAACGACTTGGCTGGGCAACGACCATCGTTATGCAGACGGTTCGGCAGGGGTTGACGGACATGGTGTAGTTTCTTCGGATGAAGATCCTGGCCGCAACATCCATTCGCGTAATCTCGAAAAGCCTCTCGGTGCAGCACATATGGGCCTTATTTATGTAAATCCGGAAGGGCCCGACGGAAATCCTGACCCGGTTGCTTCTGCCAGGGATATTCGTGAAACATTCGGCCGGATGGCGATGAATGACGAAGAAACGGTTGCACTAATAGCCGGTGGACACAGTTTTGGTAAAACACATGGCGCTGCGCCTTCTGACCACGTAGGGAAGGAGCCGGAAGCTGCCGGTGTAGAATCGCAGGGACTGGGCTGGAGCAACAGTTATGGCTCTGGTAGCGGCGCTGATGCGATAACCAGCGGGCTTGAAGTAATATGGACGACTACACCCACAAAATGGAGTAATAATTTCTTCGAAAACCTGTTTGCGTTCGAGTGGGAATTAACGAAAAGTCCGGCCGGTGCACACCAATGGGTGGCAAAAAATGCAGGGGATATTATTCCTGATGCGTATGACAGCGCCAAAAAACACGCACCGACGATGCTTACAACCGATCTTGCTTTAAAGTTTGATCCGGCGTACGAAAAGATATCCCGGAATTTCCTGGAAAATCCTGATGCATTTGCAGACGCATTTGCCCGTGCCTGGTTTAAATTAACGCACCGCGATATGGGGCCTCGTGCGCGTTACCTGGGCACCGATGTACCGGACGAAGTTCTGATCTGGCAAGATCCAATCCCTGCCGTTGACCATGAGTTGATACAGGATTTTGATGTCGTAAACCTTAAGGGAAAAATATTGGCATCAGGACTTAGTGTATCTGAACTGGTGTCTACTGCCTGGGCTTCGGCAAGTACTTTCCGTGGTTCTGACAAGCGTGGAGGCGCTAACGGTGCCCGGGTACGTCTGGCTCCTCAAAAAGACTGGAAGGTGAATAATCCCGCACAGCTGCAAAAAGTACTGAATGTTCTCGAGGGCATTCAAAAAGAATTTAATCAGGCAGGAGCCAAGAAAGTCTCTATTGCAGATTTGATCGTAATTGCCGGTAATGCAGGAATTGAAAAAGCATCGGGAAATACCGTTACCGTTCCTTTCACTCCCGGCCGTATGGATGCTTCTCAGGAACAAACTGATGTGGAATCCGTAGGTTATCTGGAACCTGTTGCGGATGGTTTCCGTAATTACCAAAAAGCAAAATTCACTGCATCTACTGAGGAATTGCTGATAGATAAAGCACAATTGCTCACATTGACAGGGCCGGAGTTAACCGTGTTGATTGGCGGTATGCGCGTGTTGGATACCAATTTTGATGGTTCTAAAAATGGTGTTTTCACCTCACGTCCGGGGCAGCTTACCAACGATTTCTTTATCAATTTGCTTGATATGCGTACTGCCTGGAAAGCTATGTCTGATGACCAATCATTGTATTTGGGAAGTGACCGTGCAACCGGCCAACCGAAATGGACTGCTACCCGTGCAGATCTTGTATTTGGTTCCAATTCAGAACTCAGAGCTATTGCAGAAGTATATGCAAGTGCGGATGCACAGGATAGGTTTGTTAAGGACTTTGTTGCAGTCTGGAGTAAAGTGATGAATCTGGACCGGTTTGATCTGGCTTGA
- the msrA gene encoding peptide-methionine (S)-S-oxide reductase MsrA: protein MSTEKAILAGGCFWGVEELIRHYPGVISTVVGYTGGDVPNATYRNHGTHAEGIEIVFDPAQLSYRGLLEYFFQIHDPTTRNRQGNDIGLSYRSAIFFQDENQREVANELIAEMDASGVWPGKVVTEVVPATDFWNAEAEHQDYLQKHPGGYTCHFERPSWKLN from the coding sequence ATGAGTACTGAAAAAGCCATTTTGGCAGGAGGTTGCTTCTGGGGAGTAGAAGAACTTATCAGGCACTATCCAGGTGTAATTTCAACGGTAGTAGGATATACAGGTGGCGACGTTCCCAATGCGACTTACCGGAATCACGGAACGCATGCAGAAGGTATTGAAATTGTGTTTGATCCTGCACAATTATCCTATCGCGGGTTACTTGAATATTTTTTCCAGATCCATGACCCGACAACACGAAACAGGCAGGGAAATGATATCGGGTTGTCCTATCGTTCGGCTATTTTCTTCCAGGATGAAAACCAGCGCGAGGTAGCAAATGAACTGATTGCGGAAATGGATGCATCCGGCGTATGGCCCGGGAAAGTTGTTACGGAGGTTGTACCTGCAACTGATTTCTGGAATGCAGAAGCTGAACATCAGGACTACCTGCAAAAACATCCCGGCGGATATACCTGCCACTTTGAAAGGCCCAGCTGGAAACTGAATTGA
- a CDS encoding FMN-dependent NADH-azoreductase gives MKKILNIISSLRGEFSFSNKLGNALIEKISNEYSGAEITTRDLTKLPFPHVHADQLEAFFTPKDNQTDSQKESVRLSDEVIQEVFDADIIVINVPTYNFSIPSSVKAWIDQVVRAGITFKYDENGPMGFVTGKKAYVAISSGAIFSEGPFKANDFVEPYLKTVLGFIGITDLTFFRVEGMGIPGIKDTALEKAFETIDKFQLSAW, from the coding sequence ATGAAAAAGATCTTAAATATTATTTCAAGCCTGCGGGGCGAATTTTCCTTTAGTAATAAACTGGGTAATGCTTTGATAGAAAAAATCAGCAATGAATATTCAGGAGCGGAGATTACAACGCGGGATTTGACCAAACTTCCTTTTCCACATGTTCATGCTGACCAGCTGGAAGCATTTTTTACGCCAAAAGACAATCAGACCGACTCACAGAAAGAATCTGTCAGGCTCTCGGATGAAGTGATACAGGAGGTTTTTGATGCTGACATTATTGTGATAAATGTTCCAACTTATAACTTTTCAATTCCTTCTTCAGTAAAAGCCTGGATAGATCAGGTAGTGAGGGCAGGTATTACATTCAAATACGACGAAAACGGGCCGATGGGATTCGTCACGGGTAAAAAAGCTTATGTTGCTATTTCAAGCGGGGCAATATTTTCGGAAGGTCCGTTTAAGGCAAACGATTTTGTTGAGCCTTACCTTAAAACAGTTCTTGGTTTTATTGGAATAACAGACCTGACTTTTTTCAGGGTGGAAGGAATGGGGATTCCCGGAATAAAGGATACAGCATTGGAAAAAGCATTTGAAACCATTGATAAATTTCAGCTATCAGCCTGGTAA
- a CDS encoding winged helix-turn-helix transcriptional regulator, with the protein MLSLKFGKKRFKQIQREIPGLTPKMLSKELKELEMNELALKEDHDNFPVLIEYGLTPYGQTLSPLIGELHAWGTAHRKRIFKQESELA; encoded by the coding sequence ATACTTTCCTTAAAATTCGGTAAAAAACGCTTTAAACAAATACAACGAGAAATACCCGGCCTGACGCCAAAAATGTTATCGAAAGAATTAAAGGAATTGGAAATGAATGAACTGGCCTTAAAGGAAGATCATGATAATTTTCCAGTTTTAATTGAATATGGCCTTACACCATATGGACAAACTTTAAGCCCCCTTATTGGAGAATTACACGCCTGGGGCACCGCACACAGGAAAAGAATATTTAAGCAGGAATCAGAATTGGCCTGA